A region from the Pelagovum pacificum genome encodes:
- a CDS encoding MerR family transcriptional regulator, which translates to MKTISEVCETYGLTTRTLRHYEAKELLTSHRAKSGHRQYSPSQIARLEMILEGKRLGLTLDEIWKALQQNDGALVIRKRKLVALRAAALEELHGIERRLQDLCALLREEPAYGDRVVVQPSLLTAEQRGAA; encoded by the coding sequence ATGAAAACTATCAGCGAAGTCTGCGAGACCTACGGCCTCACGACGCGGACATTGCGCCACTACGAGGCGAAGGAGCTGCTCACGAGCCATCGAGCGAAGAGCGGACACCGGCAGTACTCACCGTCACAGATCGCGCGGCTTGAGATGATCCTCGAGGGCAAGCGGCTTGGCCTCACGCTCGACGAGATCTGGAAGGCACTTCAGCAGAACGACGGCGCGCTCGTGATTCGTAAGCGGAAGCTTGTGGCGCTGCGCGCGGCTGCGCTCGAGGAACTGCATGGGATCGAGCGTAGGCTTCAGGACCTCTGCGCGCTCCTGCGCGAGGAGCCGGCATATGGCGACCGGGTCGTGGTTCAGCCGAGTTTGCTTACCGCTGAGCAAAGAGGTGCAGCATGA
- a CDS encoding DUF2303 family protein has product MAPPTDPETLTELPLIGYSPDALAAVLDGARIADPEREGFNGAKVFLLPEGHQLKELPDPHALPPSIRQSVTLDDAASHITYVNRFSAETSVLIADYDAGRIQARLDWHGHNQHDAPLSARHDQHNATFKLLPSEEFTRWNSIADKLQEQTDFALFLEENASDIVDPEPGVMIEISRDLEASQGAKFRSKARLDNGDRTFTYEQDTVVKGDITIPTSFTLEIPLYHGEEPTQLECLFRWRPTPDGLLLGFRWRRVEYARRSHFNAIATRIAEETGLPLFFGRTA; this is encoded by the coding sequence ATGGCACCGCCCACCGACCCCGAAACACTCACCGAGCTGCCGCTGATCGGCTACAGTCCCGACGCGCTCGCGGCCGTTCTCGACGGCGCACGCATCGCCGATCCGGAGCGCGAAGGCTTCAACGGCGCCAAGGTTTTCTTGCTGCCCGAGGGGCACCAGCTGAAGGAGCTTCCCGACCCGCACGCCCTGCCCCCGAGCATTCGACAGTCGGTCACGCTCGATGACGCGGCGAGCCACATCACCTACGTCAACCGGTTCAGCGCCGAGACGTCGGTCCTGATTGCCGACTATGACGCAGGGCGCATCCAAGCGCGCCTCGACTGGCACGGCCACAACCAGCACGACGCCCCGCTCTCCGCGCGCCACGATCAGCACAATGCAACCTTCAAGCTGCTGCCGTCCGAAGAGTTCACTCGCTGGAACAGCATCGCAGACAAGCTGCAGGAGCAGACCGACTTCGCCCTGTTCCTCGAAGAAAACGCGAGCGACATCGTCGACCCGGAGCCGGGCGTGATGATCGAGATCAGTCGCGACCTCGAAGCATCCCAGGGCGCGAAGTTCCGGTCGAAGGCGCGGCTCGACAACGGCGATCGCACGTTCACCTATGAGCAGGACACCGTCGTCAAAGGCGACATCACGATCCCGACGAGCTTCACCCTCGAGATCCCGCTCTACCACGGCGAGGAGCCGACGCAGCTCGAATGCCTGTTCCGCTGGCGGCCGACGCCTGACGGTCTGCTCCTCGGCTTCCGCTGGCGCCGCGTCGAGTACGCGCGCCGCTCCCACTTCAATGCCATCGCGACGCGCATCGCCGAAGAGACCGGCCTCCCACTGTTCTTCGGCCGCACGGCCTGA
- a CDS encoding helix-turn-helix domain-containing protein, whose protein sequence is MSDMMHLMHLQDKTRDARGAFAGIRDVAHYLGMNLTRLRQAKGLNQRELADMIGVNQSTIQRAEAMHPSAKLDTYKKCAEILGVSLADIFSDDRSAVELQLVKSFRAIPEDQRDRVLSILDLVRGDGAPQV, encoded by the coding sequence ATGTCGGATATGATGCACCTTATGCATCTGCAAGACAAGACCCGTGATGCACGTGGTGCGTTTGCCGGAATCCGCGACGTGGCGCATTATTTGGGCATGAACCTGACGCGGCTCAGACAGGCCAAGGGCCTTAACCAACGCGAACTCGCTGATATGATCGGTGTGAACCAATCGACGATACAGCGGGCTGAAGCCATGCACCCGTCAGCCAAGCTGGACACTTACAAGAAGTGCGCCGAAATCTTGGGCGTCAGTCTAGCAGACATATTCTCAGACGACCGCTCCGCCGTAGAGCTCCAATTGGTTAAGTCGTTCCGCGCGATACCGGAAGATCAGCGGGATCGTGTTCTTTCGATCCTCGATCTGGTGCGCGGAGATGGTGCTCCGCAAGTCTAA
- a CDS encoding helix-turn-helix domain-containing protein, with amino-acid sequence MSSLAAYRKRTGLSQRALAEALGRDQSIISRLEGGSLMPTISFAFEIERFTQGEVPASSWVPADPKARAAS; translated from the coding sequence ATGAGCAGCCTAGCCGCATATCGAAAAAGGACCGGCCTCTCCCAGCGGGCACTCGCAGAGGCCCTGGGGCGGGATCAGTCCATCATCAGCCGCCTTGAGGGTGGTTCCCTGATGCCGACTATCAGTTTCGCGTTTGAGATTGAGCGGTTCACCCAAGGCGAGGTCCCGGCTTCTTCGTGGGTGCCCGCAGATCCCAAAGCCAGAGCAGCGTCGTGA
- a CDS encoding helix-turn-helix domain-containing protein — MQASGQQDGRLIGSDEWLQGRFLWLKDVRRDVSLSMTARMVGHELVLAHTNRQSMRCDPRLSDMVDNLGISERTLKRAIAELVDQGWLVRSVKGRGRGSDYRFRFRNRLVVIKGDRNGTHSSSERVSEMASFESGKGVKSGPLSDGKRVPILSKKGARSVIPHNIAKPELNQEARAHTRAGARGGSPRSPGSKLSDNPNVVAEAERAVARFRDGHTDAIAELQPWVRGHVLAAGLLTDAERETAGVGAEKGSAP, encoded by the coding sequence ATGCAGGCATCAGGACAACAGGACGGCCGCCTGATCGGGTCGGACGAGTGGCTGCAGGGCCGCTTCCTCTGGCTGAAGGACGTGCGCCGGGACGTCTCGCTCAGCATGACCGCCCGCATGGTCGGCCACGAGCTCGTGCTGGCGCACACGAACCGCCAGAGCATGCGCTGCGATCCCCGCCTCAGCGACATGGTCGACAATCTCGGCATCTCCGAGCGGACGCTCAAGCGCGCGATCGCCGAGCTGGTCGACCAGGGCTGGCTCGTGCGGTCGGTGAAGGGCCGGGGGCGCGGCTCAGACTATCGCTTCCGCTTCCGCAACCGGCTGGTCGTCATAAAGGGTGACAGAAATGGCACCCATTCCAGCTCCGAAAGGGTGTCAGAAATGGCCTCCTTTGAGAGCGGAAAAGGTGTCAAATCTGGCCCCCTTTCGGATGGCAAAAGGGTGCCAATTTTGTCCAAAAAGGGTGCCAGATCTGTCATCCCCCATAATATAGCTAAACCAGAACTGAACCAGGAGGCGCGCGCCCACACACGTGCAGGCGCGCGAGGCGGCTCGCCGCGTTCGCCAGGTTCGAAACTCTCCGACAACCCGAACGTCGTCGCCGAGGCCGAGCGCGCGGTCGCCCGGTTCCGCGACGGCCACACCGACGCGATCGCCGAGCTGCAGCCGTGGGTGCGCGGCCACGTCCTCGCCGCCGGCCTGCTGACCGACGCGGAGCGCGAGACCGCCGGCGTCGGTGCCGAGAAGGGATCAGCGCCATGA
- a CDS encoding phage terminase large subunit family protein: MGFLASAEAIVARAVARAMAPPPPPDITRWCEENIEFDERSPLPGKFRIERFPFLREIHEVLSPEHPAREVTVRGSAQWGKTVSVIQPTIAAWHSSTALDSLVVHPTMSAATEWVNNKWLPMRRQAPDLRRVFGDARSGEKKDTTFNQETVDRNGSLKVASSGSPADLTGTSRRLVVMDDLSKYEPTPLGDPEALAVSRASGFEDAKILRVSTPMISGTCRITRSFNRGDRRFYHVPCPHCGHEAPLTWENFRRNLDPERLAAAHFTCDACGCVIGHADKERIVAAGRWVAHNAAGDHPSFHLWRAYAPQRDWASIAHEYAQVMGWSRLEVTAETEAGLATAVEAETEQTFWNDVLGLPYEQASKGPDWEALRDRVENADPADQRPRGIVPSRGVILTCGVDCQADRIELHVVAFGEQYRRWTVDYVVIPHHIGDDEGRAALDAYLKATWRTEKGLRLPLDMLAIDGGTYTEDVWSWAKRHPWNRVIIVKGSSSQTGPILTPQKFERRADGKAKRRQKRAFMLNVSQLKADFYTWLAKDDPLERGFVAFPVGLGDEYFRQITSEVRVIKRSRAGVATSQWDLVEPTRRNEGLDTMNYAEAAARRKGWTSNTADQWAVLEAQRAAEPQDAQADLFDAAVPAAPAVAPTPTRPAQPTAAEAKPDQPADDGTWIPTRSDWI; the protein is encoded by the coding sequence ATGGGTTTCTTGGCGTCGGCCGAAGCGATCGTCGCGCGGGCGGTGGCCCGGGCGATGGCGCCGCCACCTCCGCCGGACATCACGAGGTGGTGCGAGGAGAACATCGAGTTCGACGAGCGCTCGCCGCTGCCGGGCAAGTTCCGGATCGAGCGCTTTCCGTTCCTGCGCGAGATCCACGAGGTCCTCTCGCCGGAGCACCCGGCACGCGAGGTGACGGTGCGCGGCTCTGCGCAATGGGGCAAGACGGTCTCGGTGATCCAGCCGACCATCGCGGCCTGGCACTCGAGCACCGCGCTCGACAGCCTCGTCGTTCATCCGACCATGTCTGCTGCGACAGAGTGGGTGAACAACAAGTGGCTGCCGATGCGCCGGCAGGCGCCCGACCTGCGTCGTGTGTTCGGCGACGCGCGGAGCGGCGAAAAGAAGGATACGACCTTCAACCAGGAGACGGTCGACCGGAACGGGTCACTGAAGGTCGCCTCGTCCGGGTCGCCAGCCGACCTGACCGGAACCTCGCGCCGGCTCGTCGTCATGGACGACCTGTCGAAGTACGAGCCCACGCCGCTCGGCGATCCCGAGGCGCTCGCGGTGTCGCGGGCCAGCGGCTTCGAGGACGCGAAGATCTTGCGGGTCAGCACGCCGATGATTTCGGGCACCTGCAGGATCACCCGGTCGTTCAATCGTGGCGATCGGCGGTTCTACCACGTGCCCTGTCCGCATTGCGGGCACGAGGCTCCGCTGACCTGGGAGAACTTCCGCCGCAACCTCGATCCCGAGCGGCTCGCGGCGGCGCACTTCACGTGCGATGCCTGCGGTTGCGTGATCGGGCACGCCGACAAGGAACGGATAGTCGCCGCAGGCCGGTGGGTCGCACACAATGCAGCCGGTGATCACCCATCGTTCCATCTGTGGCGCGCCTACGCGCCGCAGCGGGACTGGGCCTCGATCGCGCACGAGTATGCGCAGGTCATGGGCTGGTCGCGGCTCGAGGTGACGGCCGAGACCGAGGCTGGGCTCGCGACGGCCGTCGAGGCCGAGACCGAGCAGACGTTCTGGAACGATGTGCTCGGGCTGCCTTACGAGCAGGCGAGCAAGGGGCCGGACTGGGAGGCGCTGCGCGATCGGGTCGAGAACGCCGATCCGGCCGACCAACGACCGCGCGGCATTGTGCCATCGCGGGGCGTGATCCTGACCTGCGGCGTCGACTGCCAGGCGGACCGGATCGAGCTGCACGTCGTCGCCTTCGGCGAGCAGTACCGGCGCTGGACGGTCGATTACGTCGTGATCCCGCATCATATCGGTGATGACGAGGGCAGGGCGGCGCTCGATGCGTACCTGAAGGCGACGTGGCGGACGGAGAAGGGGCTTCGGCTACCGCTCGACATGCTGGCGATCGATGGCGGCACATACACCGAGGACGTCTGGTCCTGGGCGAAACGCCACCCCTGGAACCGGGTGATCATCGTGAAGGGCTCGTCGTCGCAGACCGGCCCTATCCTGACGCCGCAGAAGTTCGAGCGGCGGGCAGACGGCAAGGCGAAGCGCCGGCAGAAACGGGCGTTCATGCTGAACGTCAGCCAGCTGAAGGCCGACTTCTACACGTGGCTCGCCAAGGACGATCCGCTCGAGCGCGGCTTCGTCGCCTTCCCGGTCGGGCTCGGCGACGAGTACTTCCGACAGATCACCTCGGAGGTCCGGGTGATCAAGCGCAGCCGGGCCGGGGTCGCGACGAGCCAGTGGGACCTGGTCGAGCCGACCCGGCGCAACGAGGGCCTCGACACGATGAACTATGCCGAGGCCGCGGCGCGCCGGAAGGGCTGGACCTCGAACACGGCCGACCAGTGGGCCGTGCTCGAGGCGCAGCGCGCGGCCGAGCCACAAGATGCACAGGCCGACCTGTTCGACGCTGCCGTCCCGGCCGCGCCGGCGGTCGCGCCGACCCCGACACGACCGGCGCAGCCGACCGCGGCCGAGGCCAAACCCGATCAACCCGCCGACGACGGCACATGGATACCGACGAGGAGCGACTGGATATGA
- a CDS encoding phage head-tail joining protein gives MSSFSQAQLDALNAAIAIGATRVTVDGNTTEYRSLDEMFRVRAKMQQELADAASARPTHIQPRFERPL, from the coding sequence ATGAGCAGTTTCAGCCAGGCTCAGCTCGACGCGCTGAACGCGGCGATCGCCATCGGTGCGACCCGGGTGACCGTCGACGGCAACACGACCGAGTACCGGAGCCTCGACGAGATGTTCCGAGTCCGCGCGAAGATGCAGCAGGAGCTGGCCGACGCAGCCAGCGCGCGACCCACGCACATCCAGCCCCGGTTCGAGCGGCCCCTCTGA
- a CDS encoding phage portal protein, which translates to MSTIDRIIGHLAPGMARRRMQNRLALETVTAHYEAARAGQTRGTAWRPNRSDADGAARGGRDRLRAIARDMLRNSPLATRAQAVIANNVIGDGIIPKVASDDEAARLELQQLVEQHLDTVAIDADGRQNLYGLQRLAMQTIVESGEVLIRRRRRLRRDGLPLPFQVQVLEPDFLDVTRDGTTDDGHVIRDGIEYDRVGRRVAYHLYSEHPGALGWRSLRQESRRVEASEVLHIYRQDRPGQMRGVSWFAPVALSMQDLIDHQDAQLMRQKIAACFAAFRTNIEDDESDWKDPGGLSTLSPGRIQQLAPGEDIKFASPPGVEGYDEFTRAVLRMVASGLGITYEALSGDLSKVNFSSARMGRLEMDRNVSSWQWLLMIPQMMQPIGAWTLEAWGLVRPRPAGAPVALGWVPPRRTIVDPDRELRAMRDGVRSGFWSRSHAIRELGYDPERVLEEHRTDAQAADAAQLVFDSDPRRVALSGVLQSGAPALPSDED; encoded by the coding sequence ATGTCGACGATAGATCGGATCATCGGCCACCTCGCCCCGGGGATGGCCCGTCGCCGCATGCAGAACCGTCTCGCCCTGGAGACCGTCACGGCGCATTACGAGGCAGCCCGCGCGGGGCAGACCCGAGGCACGGCCTGGCGGCCGAACCGGAGCGACGCCGACGGCGCGGCGCGTGGCGGTCGCGACCGGTTGCGAGCGATCGCGCGGGACATGCTGCGCAACTCGCCACTGGCCACGCGGGCGCAGGCGGTGATCGCGAACAACGTGATCGGCGACGGGATCATCCCAAAGGTCGCCAGCGATGACGAGGCCGCACGCCTCGAGCTGCAGCAGCTGGTCGAGCAGCACCTCGACACGGTCGCGATCGACGCCGACGGGCGGCAGAACCTCTACGGGCTGCAGCGTCTGGCGATGCAGACGATCGTGGAATCCGGCGAAGTGCTGATCCGCCGCCGGCGTCGGCTGCGGCGGGACGGTCTGCCCTTGCCGTTCCAGGTGCAGGTCCTGGAGCCCGACTTCCTGGACGTGACCCGCGACGGCACGACGGACGATGGCCACGTGATCCGCGACGGGATCGAGTACGACCGGGTCGGCCGGCGTGTCGCCTATCACCTCTACAGCGAGCATCCGGGTGCGCTTGGCTGGCGCAGCCTGCGGCAGGAGAGCCGGCGGGTCGAGGCGTCGGAGGTTCTGCACATCTACCGGCAGGACCGGCCGGGGCAGATGCGCGGCGTGAGCTGGTTCGCGCCTGTCGCGCTCTCGATGCAGGACCTGATCGATCACCAGGACGCGCAGCTGATGCGCCAGAAGATCGCGGCCTGTTTCGCGGCGTTCCGAACCAACATTGAAGACGACGAGAGTGATTGGAAGGACCCGGGCGGTCTGTCGACCCTGTCGCCGGGGCGGATCCAGCAGCTCGCGCCGGGTGAGGACATCAAGTTTGCCTCGCCTCCGGGCGTCGAGGGCTATGACGAGTTCACGCGGGCGGTCCTGCGCATGGTCGCGAGCGGCCTCGGCATCACCTATGAGGCGCTCAGCGGCGATCTCTCAAAGGTCAACTTCAGCTCGGCCCGGATGGGGCGGCTGGAGATGGATCGCAACGTGTCGTCCTGGCAGTGGCTGTTGATGATCCCGCAGATGATGCAGCCGATCGGTGCCTGGACGCTCGAGGCGTGGGGCCTGGTCCGCCCGCGTCCCGCCGGCGCGCCCGTCGCGCTCGGCTGGGTCCCGCCGCGTCGGACCATCGTCGATCCCGACCGCGAGCTCCGGGCGATGCGCGACGGCGTGCGCTCGGGCTTCTGGTCCCGCTCTCACGCGATCCGCGAGCTTGGTTACGACCCCGAGCGGGTCCTCGAGGAACATAGGACCGACGCTCAGGCGGCCGATGCGGCCCAGCTCGTCTTCGACTCAGACCCGCGGCGCGTGGCGTTGTCGGGCGTCCTGCAATCCGGCGCGCCGGCGCTGCCATCCGACGAGGACTGA
- a CDS encoding ClpP-like prohead protease/major capsid protein fusion protein — protein MPDNELLLYGTVGDTFWEEDYFTAAQVRGQLAVMSGPITVRINSGGGIASEGQAIYTMLVDYPGEVHVVVDGIALSSASLIAMAGDRITMRLGSWMLIHDPAQMFTDGRGTEDDHRTSAEHLRIIADAYADVYARRTGQTRERVRELMQAETVLNGEMAVELGFADDRDEETPAVTAAVFDFRMYRNAPRELREAAEALGPAPSRTAVLAMVAGEPRQKKDPQMTQNPEGATATAPKPATSPAPPANPTPPVADGATVTMSADDAVRAERTRTRQIMQACRQAGLEMSVADQHIASGTSLEAALDDITAKWQEKGDTDAPMTGAPVAHVGMESREKFVMGATKALMAKARLEGGERNEFSSLTLSEMARESIEMAGERVTSRDRREMVGRALTMAGMHTTSDFANILADVASKAALQGWNEAEETYPLWTRAGSLSDFKPSKRVGLGLVSALEKIGETGEYKYGTVGDRGEEIVLGTYGKIIAITRQAIINDDLMMLGDLPRRMGRAARRTVGNLVYAVLTTNPNMSDGKALFHADHNNLGSAGAPSVSTLGAARAAMRTQKDPGDPKATLNISPRYMLVPATLETATRQLLTSTVDPTSQKGHATNPVNGMAELIVDGRLDAASTTAWYLAADPSAYDTIEVAYLDGNDTPYLEEKTGWTVDGVELKVRMDAGVAPLAYQTLYKNPGQ, from the coding sequence ATGCCCGACAACGAACTCCTGCTCTACGGCACCGTGGGGGACACCTTCTGGGAAGAAGATTACTTCACCGCGGCGCAGGTTCGCGGCCAGCTCGCGGTCATGTCAGGCCCGATCACGGTTCGGATCAACTCCGGGGGCGGCATCGCGAGCGAAGGGCAGGCGATCTACACGATGCTCGTCGACTATCCCGGCGAGGTGCATGTCGTGGTCGACGGGATCGCGCTGAGCTCGGCGAGCCTGATCGCGATGGCGGGCGACCGGATCACGATGCGGCTCGGGTCCTGGATGCTGATCCACGACCCCGCGCAAATGTTCACGGATGGCCGCGGCACAGAGGACGATCATCGCACCTCGGCGGAACACCTCCGGATCATCGCCGACGCCTATGCCGACGTCTACGCCCGTCGTACCGGCCAGACGCGCGAGAGGGTCCGCGAGCTGATGCAGGCCGAGACCGTGCTGAACGGCGAGATGGCCGTCGAGCTCGGCTTCGCCGATGATCGCGACGAGGAGACGCCGGCGGTGACCGCCGCGGTCTTCGACTTCCGCATGTATCGCAACGCGCCGCGCGAGCTTCGCGAGGCAGCAGAGGCTCTGGGCCCCGCCCCGAGCAGAACGGCCGTTCTGGCCATGGTCGCGGGCGAGCCCCGCCAGAAGAAGGACCCGCAGATGACGCAGAATCCCGAAGGGGCCACGGCCACCGCGCCCAAGCCCGCAACCTCGCCGGCCCCGCCGGCCAATCCGACGCCGCCGGTGGCGGACGGCGCAACCGTGACGATGAGCGCCGACGATGCGGTCCGCGCCGAGCGCACCCGCACCCGGCAGATCATGCAGGCCTGCCGCCAGGCCGGCCTCGAGATGTCGGTCGCGGATCAGCACATCGCGTCCGGCACCTCGCTCGAGGCCGCGCTCGACGACATCACCGCGAAGTGGCAGGAGAAAGGCGACACCGATGCGCCGATGACCGGCGCGCCGGTTGCGCATGTCGGCATGGAATCCCGCGAGAAGTTCGTCATGGGCGCGACGAAGGCGCTGATGGCGAAGGCACGGCTCGAGGGCGGGGAACGCAACGAGTTCTCCTCGCTGACCCTGTCGGAGATGGCGCGCGAGTCGATCGAGATGGCAGGCGAGCGGGTCACCTCGCGCGACCGTCGCGAGATGGTCGGTCGGGCTCTGACCATGGCCGGCATGCACACCACGTCGGACTTCGCCAACATCCTCGCCGACGTCGCCTCGAAAGCGGCGTTGCAAGGCTGGAACGAGGCGGAGGAGACCTATCCGCTCTGGACCCGGGCGGGCTCGCTCAGCGACTTCAAGCCCTCAAAGCGGGTCGGCCTCGGTCTCGTCTCAGCGCTCGAGAAGATCGGCGAGACGGGCGAGTACAAGTACGGCACCGTCGGCGATCGCGGCGAGGAGATCGTGCTCGGCACCTACGGCAAGATCATCGCGATCACCCGCCAGGCCATCATCAACGACGACCTGATGATGCTCGGCGACCTGCCGCGCCGGATGGGGCGTGCCGCGCGCCGGACGGTCGGCAACCTGGTCTACGCAGTGCTCACGACAAATCCCAATATGTCGGACGGCAAGGCGCTGTTCCACGCCGATCACAACAACCTCGGCTCGGCCGGGGCTCCGTCCGTCAGCACGCTCGGCGCGGCTCGCGCGGCGATGCGCACCCAGAAGGACCCGGGCGATCCCAAGGCGACGCTGAACATCTCGCCGCGCTACATGCTGGTCCCGGCGACGCTCGAGACCGCGACCCGGCAGCTGCTGACCTCGACCGTCGACCCGACGTCGCAGAAGGGGCACGCGACCAACCCGGTCAACGGCATGGCCGAGCTGATCGTCGACGGCCGTCTCGACGCCGCCTCGACCACGGCCTGGTATCTCGCGGCCGACCCGAGCGCCTACGACACGATCGAAGTGGCCTACCTCGATGGGAATGACACGCCCTACCTCGAGGAAAAGACCGGCTGGACGGTCGATGGTGTCGAGCTGAAGGTCCGGATGGACGCCGGCGTCGCGCCGCTCGCCTACCAGACCCTCTACAAGAACCCCGGCCAGTAA
- a CDS encoding DUF2190 family protein, translating to MKNYVQPGVNLTLAAPYDVASGAGVLVGSIFGVAALTADSGDDVTIVTEGVFDLAKVSAQAWTVGARIFWDDSTKLATTTAASGANKLIGVATAAAANPSDTGQVRLSAAFTL from the coding sequence ATGAAGAACTACGTTCAGCCCGGCGTGAACCTCACGCTGGCCGCCCCCTACGACGTCGCCTCGGGCGCCGGCGTGCTCGTCGGCTCGATCTTCGGCGTTGCGGCACTCACTGCCGACTCCGGCGACGATGTCACCATCGTCACCGAGGGCGTCTTCGATCTCGCCAAGGTCTCCGCACAAGCCTGGACGGTCGGCGCGCGCATCTTCTGGGACGACAGCACGAAGCTGGCGACCACCACGGCGGCGAGCGGCGCCAACAAGCTGATCGGCGTCGCCACGGCCGCGGCCGCCAACCCGTCCGACACCGGGCAGGTCCGCCTGTCGGCCGCCTTCACGCTCTGA
- a CDS encoding head-tail joining protein → MSAFSVAVNTMFTGPHHAESATYTPQVGDPVACRVIRRAPTEDFGIGRGRVSVAGVTFLVRKSEVASPRAGDVITAAGEQRTVDGSPELDPKGLIWTIDTRPGPTS, encoded by the coding sequence ATGTCCGCCTTCTCGGTCGCGGTGAACACGATGTTCACCGGGCCGCATCATGCCGAGTCCGCGACCTACACGCCGCAGGTCGGGGACCCGGTTGCCTGTCGCGTGATCCGGCGCGCGCCGACCGAGGACTTCGGGATCGGCCGAGGCCGCGTCTCGGTGGCCGGCGTCACTTTCCTCGTCCGCAAAAGCGAAGTGGCAAGCCCACGCGCCGGGGACGTCATCACCGCCGCTGGCGAGCAGCGCACCGTCGACGGCAGTCCCGAGCTCGATCCGAAGGGTCTCATCTGGACGATCGACACGCGGCCTGGCCCAACCTCCTAA
- a CDS encoding DUF6441 family protein: protein MIRVETPTRAIDAGLKYNFELFERGVTDAVGIAEEELKQRWRSQVRRAGLGNRLANSIRGAAYPTSTVSANAKALVWTRAPKLIAAHEQGALIRARRRRYLAIPTDAAGTGRGGGRITPAAWEQRSGIELRPIKLRRGGVLLVADDVRINSRGAATQKRGRRRRDGILTGAQSAVIFILIPQAKLPKRLNLQDDARAVAAALPSLIAAYTGAR from the coding sequence ATGATCCGCGTCGAGACGCCGACCCGCGCGATCGACGCGGGGCTCAAGTACAATTTCGAGCTCTTCGAGCGGGGTGTGACCGACGCGGTCGGGATCGCCGAGGAGGAGCTCAAGCAGCGGTGGCGCAGCCAGGTGCGCCGCGCAGGCCTCGGCAACCGCCTCGCCAACTCGATCCGTGGGGCCGCCTATCCGACGAGCACGGTCTCGGCCAACGCAAAGGCCCTCGTGTGGACCCGCGCCCCGAAGCTGATCGCGGCGCATGAGCAGGGGGCGCTGATCCGCGCGCGCCGGCGTCGCTACCTCGCGATCCCGACGGACGCGGCCGGGACCGGTCGCGGTGGGGGACGGATCACGCCGGCCGCCTGGGAGCAGCGGAGCGGTATCGAACTCCGACCGATCAAGCTCCGGCGCGGTGGCGTCCTGCTGGTCGCGGACGATGTCCGGATCAACAGCCGCGGGGCTGCGACGCAGAAGCGGGGCCGCCGTCGTCGCGATGGCATTCTGACCGGCGCACAGAGTGCCGTGATCTTCATCCTGATCCCGCAGGCGAAGCTGCCCAAGCGGCTCAACCTGCAGGACGACGCCCGGGCCGTCGCGGCGGCGCTGCCGTCGCTGATCGCAGCCTATACCGGAGCACGCTGA
- a CDS encoding acyl-CoA transferase, with protein MPSTYETILSALKAALEAGTDAVVMRADDAQESFAVPPEGAILIVEGEPGAPELLMSPLSYTYEHGIELELYVTGENNITGFDALRVAVGAVLAADRFLGGAVTWLDWAPAVPNDDPIDGNDAIRTGLIPVTVTYTTSNPLT; from the coding sequence ATGCCGAGCACATACGAGACGATCCTGTCTGCGCTCAAGGCCGCGCTCGAGGCTGGCACCGATGCGGTCGTGATGCGCGCCGACGACGCCCAGGAGAGCTTTGCGGTCCCGCCCGAGGGTGCCATCCTGATCGTCGAAGGCGAGCCGGGCGCCCCGGAGCTGCTGATGTCGCCGCTCAGCTATACCTACGAGCACGGCATCGAGCTCGAACTCTACGTCACGGGCGAGAACAACATCACCGGCTTCGACGCGCTGCGCGTCGCGGTCGGCGCCGTCCTGGCGGCGGATCGCTTCCTCGGTGGCGCCGTGACCTGGCTCGACTGGGCCCCGGCGGTCCCGAACGACGACCCGATCGACGGCAATGACGCGATCCGCACGGGACTGATCCCGGTCACCGTCACCTACACCACGAGCAATCCGCTCACCTGA